In Candidatus Hydrogenedentota bacterium, the genomic stretch ACGCGCGAGGAACTGGTGGCTCTTGGCCCCGAGGCCGTCTTCGATTCGTTGAACGAGCTGACCCAATATGCCTTGGCTCATCTTGCGTCTCCCGGGCCGGCGGCTGCTCGATGCGGAAGCCCGGAATAATAGGAGCAGCGTTGTCGAGGGCGAGAGTGTTTACGTATGGCCATTGCTTCAGGCAGCGGACTTGGTTAGCTGTATACACCTCTACGCGCTCTAGTCAATTCGAAACTGTGCCTGATACAATAAGGCTGCGGAAGGCACAGCCGAAAATCTGTGACAACTCGGCACTTCACGTGAAGTAAGGTGGCATCGGAAGCGTCTCGTAGCATTCGAGCGGTTTCAGCGTGCTGCGTGACCATTTTGTATGCGAGTTTTGCGCAGTTGTTTGCAGGTATTTGTGTTCATAGGTCGAGTCTTTGAGGGGAGTCGAGAACCCCAGCTTCCGGACGCAAATCGAGGAAACGTACAAGGTGCGTCTTCGAGTATCTTCCATAGCGGCGCCGGGCATCTTACTTCTTGGTTGTGCCGTAACAGCCGGTATCTTCTGGGAGATGCGCAGTTCTGCTCTGCACAATCAGAAGAGCAACTTCTCCATGGAGGCTTCGCAACGGGCGGAGCGCATCGTCGACAAACTCCAGCACGACTTTGTGGAATTGGATGCGCTCCGGAGACTTTTTGAAGGCAGCGAAGTCGTTGAGCCCAGAGAGTTTATCTTGTTCGCTGAACCTATTCTGAAGGGTGAAACCGACCAGAGAGTGTTTTGGGTTCCTTGCGTACGTCGAGAATCGCTCAAGGCATTCGAAGAGTTTGCGCACTCTAGCGGTTTAAGTGATTACTCGGTGCGAGAATTGAACGCGAAACTCGAACCAGTTCCCGTCGGTGCAAGGGACGAATATTTCCCGCTGCTGTACTCGGAACCGTCTCGCGTGTACAAGGATAAAGAAGGCATCGATCTCGGAACGGACGCCGAGTTGCTAGATGCCATGTCGAATGCGAGGCGAACTGCAAAGCCTTCAATACTTCTTAGAGTACTGTTTCCAGGGGGGCGCCTCGTGTCATCGTCCGGCAGCGACGAGCCGAACCCGTCATCGCTGGCCCTCATAATCGTTCCCGTCTATTACGATGGAACACGGGGGGAAGTGCCACGCGACGAATCTCTCCAGGGGTTTGTCATTGGCGAGTATGACCTCGGAAAGACTATTGAACATGTGATTGAAGAGATTCCCGCCTTAGGTATGCCGACTTCGCTGGTCGATTTAGAGAGTGAACCGGCCGGGCGAACTGTTTACGAGCACTTGCCTCGTTTGGGAACAAGGCTCGATTCCGTGGGCGATCTGTGGTTCAACAGGGATTTTGCGTATGCGGGGCATCGCTACCGGATCAATGTCCAAGCGGGTTCCGGCTTTGTACTTCGCCATCCGGTTGACTGGCCCTACACGATAGTTCCGTTGGGGTTGCTCTGTTCCTGCCTCGCGGGGTTGCTGGTTCAAACTCAACTGGCAGGCCGCCGGAGAGCAGAGTCGCTGGTAGCGCGACGGACCGAAGAATTACAGATGAATGAGCACATGTTGAACGGACATGCGAGGATCTTACGCCTTCTCATTCATTCGGCAGGCCAAAGCGAATTCCAACTGAGAGAAGCGTTGAGCATTCTGGGGGAAACGACCCAATCCGATATTGTCAGCGTGTGCACCTTGGAAGACGTATCCGAGACATCTAGCCGATTTGTTTCATGGTGTCGTGTATCCGAGATTACCTCTCAACGGATTCACACGTGGTGGCGCGACGCTCTGAGCGCAACGGGGCCTTGGCGCCAGACGCTACAGTCCGGCGAGAGTGTTCGCGCCAGTGCACTGTCCTCACCGGCGACTGGACCTATGGGCGATCTCGGCGTTAAGTCGATGGTGGCAATTCCGTTCTCGATGGACGGCCGGTTGGGCGGAGTACTTGGCCTATTGCGTCTCGAGCGAGACGGTCGATTCTCGGACAGCGAAGTCAGGGTACTTGAGAGTACGGCACACAGTATCGGTTTGACGCTGGAGCGCCATGAGGCCGAGCGCCAGCTACGAACGTTGGCCGACCGATTGCGGCTGGCGACGGCGGCCGCCGATGTGGGGATTTGGGACTGGGATCTTGCCGAAGATCGGCTGGTGTGGGACCGGCGCCTGGCCGAAATGCACGGAATTGATCAGCCACCTGAACGCGAAATTGTGGCGCAGTGGGTCCAGCGCGTGCATCCGGAGGATGTTGGGCGGCTGATGGAACAGGCCCATTGTGCGGTTCATGTCGAAGGGGCGTTGGACGCGGAATATCGTATCATCCGTCCCGATGGAGAGGAGCGGTATGTTCGATCCATGGCCACGGTATCCAAAGACGAAGATGGTCAACCGACTCGGATGACCGGCGTCATTTGGGATATTACGGAGCGCAAGAAAGCGGATGACCAACGGCGCGAGTCCGAGCGTTTCATACGTGCCGTGCTGGATGCCGTGCCCGCGCATATCTGTGTGTTGGATCAATCCGGGACAATCCTTGCGGTCAACCATGCGTGGCATGAGCTGGCGAGGTTGATGGGAGAACCCCCGAAGTCGGTCTCCGAGGGAGTGCAGTTTCTGCATGTCGTTCGCGATATCTATCGCATAGACGAAGAATACGCGCGGGCGTTTGAAGACGCGCTTTCAAGTCTGACACGCGGCGATCGCGATGAATCGATACTCGAATACCAATGCAAAGTGAAGGGTGCCACGCGTTGGTTCATTGCGAAAGTGTTGCCCATACCACAAAGCCGCCCTCCCAGGATTCTCGTGGTTCACGAAGACGTCACGCTGCTGAAGAATGCGCTTGAAGAGCGCATCGAGATGGAGCGGCGGGTGTTGCATACACAGAAGCTTGAGAGTCTAGGAGTGCTTGCGGGAGGGATAGCGCACGATTTCAACAATCTTTTGATGGTAATCCTCGGTAATCTCGATATCGCTGTGCATGACTTGGCGCCGGGCTCGCCGGAAGCGGAGTGCATCTCAGAAGCGGTCCAAGCGGCGCGCCGTGCCGCGGATCTTTCGAGACAGATGCTTGCCTACACCGGTAAGGGGCGATATTTGGTACACCCTGTCGATCTCAACGCCCTTGTTGCCGAGATTGCGCAGTTGTTACGTGTGTCCATATCGAAATCGGTGGTCCTTGAACTGGGCTTAGCGACGCAACTCCCGTCGATCTTGGCGGATTCCGCACAGTTGCAGCAGATTGTCATGAACTTAATCACCAACGCGTCGGAGGCCATTGGCGGCGCAGTGGGCCATATCCACATTGCGACGGGGGTTGCGGAATACACCGAATCTGAATTGTCCAGATCATGCCTTGCCGAACCGCCGCCGGCGGGCCACTTCATCTATCTCGACGTAAGGGATTCTGGTTGCGGCATGGACCTTGAGACGCGGCAGCGGCTCTTTGACCCCTTCTTCACCACGAAATTCACGGGCCGTGGGCTTGGCATGGCGGCTGTGTTGGGAATAGTGCGTGGCCACGGGGGAGCGATATTTGTGGACAGCGAACCTGGTAGAGGCACGGCGATTCGTGTCTTGTTTCCTGCGATGGCGGAAGAGGAGCTTCGTCACGAAGAGACAGGCGAGCGTCCGTCGGCGGACATCGCGACAGCAGACAAGCCGCGGGCCACGATGCACGGAACAGTCTTGGTTGTTGACGACGAAGTGGCAGTGAGAAATCTATGCACCAGCATGTTGACGCGAATTGGACTGAACGTGTTGCAGGCGGAGGACGGTGAGCAGGCCCTCCAGATGTGTCATGAGCGCGCAAACGAGATTTCAGTAGTCTTGCTGGACTTGACGATGCCTAAGATGGATGGGATGGCCGTCTTTGCGGAAGTGCGGAAGAGCTGGCCCGATATGAAGGTCGTACTGAGCAGCGGGTACAGCGAAGACGAGATCGCCAAGCGGTTTCCCACGGAAGGACTCAAGGGATTCATTCAGAAACCGTATACCCTTCGAGTCCTTAGAGAGACTCTTGAGCGGATTATGAACGGCTCCGCCGTGTAGTTCTTTCGTGCGGGTCTCCGTGAGAAGACGCCCTGCTTGAGGAACTTGGAGGAGGACACGTATCCTAGTCCGCAATTTGAATCGGCGCGATTGACGCCGACGCAAATTGCTCAGGTGCAAGACGTTGAGGTTATGACATGAGGATTTCTCGCGAACACGCTCTGTCTTCGGAGAGCCGCATAGATTTTCGCCGCACGTCTCGCATGTACAATGCTTACGAGAGAGGTTCAAGTGTGTTCGTGAGAAATCCGGGCTAGCCAGCGGCCCTCGCTGGTGTCTTGCCTAGCGGGAGCATAACACGGACCGATGGAGAGCGATCTGACTGGGGGTGGCAGATCCGGAGCGCGCACAAGGGGAAATGAATGACCCAGAGTATCGAAGTTACGTTCAGCCCACAGGGAAAGAGACTTCAGGTTTCGCCGGGCGCCACTGTTCGTGAGGCAGCGGCGAGAGCCGGTATTCAATTGGATTACCCATGTGGCGGACAGGGGACCTGCGGAAAGTGCCGCGTACGGTTTACCGAAGGTGCGATGGAACCCACCGAAACCGATTCTATCGTGCTGCCCCCCGCAGACGTTGAGTCTGGAGTCCGGCTTGCGTGTCAGACGCGCATCTACCAGCGGGCCGCCATCGAGATTCCGCAAACGTCCCTTTTGGGTTCAGCGTACAAGATTCTCGGAGAGTCGTCATTTCACGCGATCGAATCGGAAGACCCGCCGATTCTCAAGATCTGTGTGGAGTTGCCCCCGCCATCCCTGGAAGATGACAGTCCGGATTTTCCGCGCATCAACCGGGCGCATGGTCCCTTGGCAGTCGATCTCTCTACGTTGCGCCGGTTGCCCAAGCGTCTACGCGAAGGCGGCTTCAAAGGCACGTTGGTGCTTGCCGATGGACGTCTGCTGGATTTCGAGCCGGGCGATACGACGACGGCGAGCTTTGCCGTCGCTTTCGATATTGGCACGACGACGCTTGTGGGAACGTTGCTCGATCTCAACTCAGGAGCCATGATTGCGCAGACCTCGCGCATGAACCCCCAGATTCAGCACGGTGACGATGTGGTGTCGCGAATTCTGCATGTGCGTCAACATGTTTATGGATTGAGTGAATTACATGCCCACGTTGTTGCAGCACTCAATGAAATGATAGCCGAGTTGGTGTCGATTGGCGGCATTGACGTCCACTCGGTCTATCACGCGACATTTGCAGGCAACACCACGATGCAGCACCTGCTTGCCGGTCTCGATCCGACCGCGTTGGGCGAGCTTCCCTTCACGCCCACGGTGAGCGCGGGGCTGCTTGTTCGGGCTTCCGAATTGGGTATCGTCATTCATCCCGCCGCGGATGCGTATGTGTTTCCGGTAATCGGGGGATTCGTAGGGGGCGATACCGTCGCGGGGCTTCTGGCCACGGGTATTTTTCAGACCGGCATAACGTCCATGCTAGTCGACATTGGGACGAACGGCGAGTTGGTGCTGTGTCATAAAGGGCACATGCTGGGAGCGTCGTGTGCTGCCGGGCCCGCTTTCGAAGGCGCCAAGATAGCTCATGGGATGCGCGCCACGACCGGCGCCATTGAGGAGATCATATTCGCCGATGATGTCTACTGCCGCGTCATTGGCGATACGAGGCCCGTGGGAATGTGCGGATCGGCAATGATCGATCTGGTGGCCGAACTGCTGCGCGCCGGAATACTGATCTCGCAAGGACAACTTCTCGGACCTGACCATCTTCCCGATGACATTCCGCCCGCGTTGCGAGCGCGCGTGACCATGGACAGCGAGGGCGCGGTGTTCGTTGTCGCGCGCGCCGACGAGACGGCTTCAGGTCATGCAATCACGTTTACGCAGCGCGATGTTCGCGAGGTGCAATTGGCGACCGCGGCGATTCGCACGGCATTCTCGATACTGCTGAAGAAGGCGAATCTTGAGCCAGACGATGTCGATCAGGTGTTGGTCGCGGGCGCATTCGGGAATTATTTGCGGTGTGCGAATGCCCAACGCATGGGGCTTCTGCCAAACACGGTGCCGCCATCCAAACTGACATTTGTCCGAAACACATCATTGGCGGGTGCGCGACTTGCCGCGATGTCTCGCTCGGCACGTCATGAAGCGGAACGGCTCGCGCGCCACACGAACCATGTGGAACTGTCGCTCGATCCGTCATTCCACGCCGAATACGTCGAAGCGATGTTCTTTCCCGATACGGAGCCTACAGAAACACCGATTTAGGTCCGTCCATCAACTCGAAGAGGTTGTATCCAATCTCTCGCAGCAGATGGTCAAGCCGCACCATTGGCAGGCCCAGCACGTTTTGGTAGCAGCCGTCGTAGCGCGCAACCAGGAGACTGCCGGGTCCATCCACCGTGTAGGCTCCGGCCCGGTCCACCGGGTTCACCGCGTGCACAAAGTGCGCGATTTCATCGCCGGAAAGCTCACGAAACGTGACGTCGGTGGTTTCGCTGCCTTCGGCTTGTGCGCCGGTCTTGGTATCGAGCAAGGCAACTCCCGTGACTACTTGATGCGTTCTGCCCGACAGGCGGCGAAGCATGGCGCGCGCCTCATCCAGATCCACGGGCTTGCTCAGCACGTGCTCGTCTAGAAACACCAACGTGTCCGCGGCAATGATAAGCGCGGGAGTGTTGAGGCGTTGCGCAATGTCGTCCCGTTTGCGTCGGGCGTTTGCGATGACGATACCGGCAGGCGAAGGCCCCTCGTCTATTTCGGGGGCACCGCTTGCCATGATGTCGAACTCAAGACCCAGAGCGGCGAGCAATGCGCGCCGGCGTGGCGATCCGGAAGCGAGTACGATTCGGTTCACGGCTTGGGTTCGGCACCCGCGGCCGGTTCTGGCGCGGGGTTCGACTGAAGGCCCTCGGGGATACGCATCCCACCGGGTCCGACGGTCTTGACGCTCTCTTCGTTTTCGATAATGCGCGTGCCTTCCGGGAGGAGCAGCTCGACTGGCATTGGGGTGGCCGTCGAATTCACCGAGATATCGGAAACGGAAATGCGGACTTCGGAATCATCATCGTTAAACACGTGGATGAAACATGGAAGATAATCACCCTCGCGCAACGTCAGCCGGACTTTGTTGAATAATGGGGTGACTGTATCGGATTGCCCGGCGTCCGGTTTCAGCCTGGGCGTAAGCTCGAGTCCCTTCTTTCCGCAATCCGGTTTTTCCGGTTCTCCCAAGGCAATCTCATAGGCTTCTTTGAGACGCGTCGTATCGCTATCGAAACCGAGAAAGAGGGCTTCTGCCTGCGGGTCGTCGCCGAGATCGAAAATCTGGACCTGTTCCAGTTGCTCGTCGTATTCGTAAACCCTCAGACCTTCGATCAGATAGGTCACGGAAGGGTCCGCATAGCGAAAGAGGATTCTCCGGGGTTTGGCGTAGACAATCTCGCCTGTTGATGGAGTCGTCTCGTCCTCGGTTACGTTCTCCTGCAGGAAACGCGCGGTCAGACCTTGGATGTGTTCGCGTTTCTCGGCAAACTCGGCAAGAAACGCCGCCACCGGCGCAACCGCAGGTTTCGCCTCTTCGGCCGGAGCGGGCGCGGTTTCCTGTGCAGCGGCCGCAAGAGAGAGCAGTAGCGCATACACAAACATGATTGAGTACTCCTTTCGACGACGATACGATCCCCGCCGGAACGTCAGAGTTGCCTGCCGCAGATCGTCCCTTGGCGGGTTACGAGCAAGATCCCGCGGTAAATGCCATGTCCTCGAAGACTTCGCCTAGAGCGATTCAGCACTTCATGCCTACCGCTTCTCGTGAGCGCATTTTCACTATACGTTGGAAGGGTTCTACTCGTAGCTGTAGAAAGCGAAAATGCGCTAGGTGTCCATCTTCCAGTGCATTATGGGCGCTTCTTCTTCGACTTCGGGTTCCGGCGCCGGTTGCGGCTGGGGAACAGGCTGCGCATGGGCCACCGGCTGCGGCGCAACGGCCGGCTGAGGCTGTGCAGCGTGAACGGGGGCTACCGGGGCTTGCGGTTGCTGTGCCACACCGGCAAACCATTGTGCTGCCTTTAGCTCCGGCAGCGGACCATCCGCGGCCGGTGCGATCGGCGCGGGCTGCGGTGCAGGGGCCGGTGCAGGGGCCGGGGCATGAGTCTGAACCGGACTTGGCGCAGTTCCAACGGGCTCATAGTACGGAACTTGCACATTCGAATCCGCCGGCACAAGGCTGTCAAGAAGACGTTTGTGCGTCTCGAGAATGGACTGCAACTCGACGCGGATTCGCGTGCGCTGCTGTTCGAGGAGGTGGATATCGCGCTGAAGCGACGCGGGCAGCTTCATGGCATCCAGTTGCGCCTGCTCTTTACGCACACGCGCTTCTTCCATGACAGCATGCGCTTCGCGTTTCGCGGCTTCGATGATGTCGTCGCCGTAACGTTGCGACGAGACAATCGCGTTGCGCATGGTCGCTTCCAGGTCTTTGTACTCTTCGAGTTGCTTGCGCTGCTCTTCGAGCTTTTCGCGAAGCGCGCGAATCTGCCCCATCAAATCGTCAATGCGGTCTGCCGCACGCTCCAGATAGTCATCGACTTCCTTGCGGTCGTACCCGCCCAGCGTGACTCTGGTGAATTGTTTGTTGTAGAGGTCGTTCGGGGACAGCCCGCTCTCCTCGCCCAGGACTTCTTTAATGACTTTGTCTTTTTTCATCAGTCTCTCTCCACTCTGGACGGCTCATGGTCTGACTGTGTTCACATCCCAAGTTCGCGCGCACGCGCAGCCGCGGCGTTGACGCCCGCTGCGATAATCGACTCGAACCCATCCGCTTCGAAACGCTTTAACGCCGCTTCGGTGGTTCCGCCCTTGGAGGTCACACGCGCCCGCAGCGTTGCCGCGGCTTCTCCGGAATGCTTCAGCAACAATCCGGAACCGGCCAACGTTTGCGCGGCCAGGCGCGTTGCCTGGGCTTCGGGGAGGCCGTTGGCCATCGCCGCGCGCACCAGGCATTCGACCATGTAGAAGAAATAGGCCGGACCGCTGCCGCTGAGCGCGGTCACGACGTCAATTTGCTCTTCGGGCACAACCTCAACGATGCCGATGGCTTCGAAGATGGCGCGCGCCTTCGCGATATCGCTCTCGGTGCAGGTCGCGCTGATTGCCATCCCGGTCGCGCCTGCATTGACCAATGCAGGCGTATTCGGCATGACGCGCACGACGCGCCGGTCTGCCCCCAGCCGTTGCTGGATGAAGGATATCGAGATTCCCGCGGCTATGGAAATGACCAGGGCGTGTTTGGGCAACGATGACTTGATGCCTTCGATGGCGGCATCCATGTCTTGCGGTTTCGTGGCCAGAACGATCATGTCGCAAGCCGCGGCAAACGCATGAGCAGCCTCGAACGTCGTTGCGCCCAATGCCTCGGCTTCGTTTCTCTTTTCTTCGTAGAGATCGTAGGCCGCCAGATGCTTCGGCGCGATAACGCCCGTCTCAAGCAAACCCGCGGCAATGGCCTTGCCCATGTTGCCAAACCCAAGAAATCCCAGCGTTTCCTGCAAGACCATGCTGTACTACTCGTCCTTTCCGTTCACGGCCGGTTGCTCGGTATCAGGGTCTATCGGCAAGGGTTCGATATCCCGAATCACAGCCGACGACTCACAGTGCGCGAAGGACGAGCACTGCAGACAGTCGCGCTCTATTTTCTGGGGAAGTGCGGTTCGTTCTATCAGGTGAAATCCGTGCCTCTCGAAGAACTCAGGCAAACGGCTGAGCGCGTATATGCGATGGTAGCCTTGACGCCGCGCTTCTTCGATGCATGCGTCGAGCAATTGGACTCCCACGCCGTGTCCCCTGAGGTCGTCACGAACGACGAGCGACCGGATTTCAGCCATATTGGCTCCGTCGGGGCAGAGTGCGCAGCATCCGCCAATGCCTTGCTCATCGACATACGTGAAATATTGGTGAATGTTCGCATACAACGTTTCCAGCGAGCGCGGCAAGACATTGCCCTGCGCCACGGCATGGTCAATGAGCGCCTTAAGCGCCGGCACGTCCGACGAGGTAGGCCGTTGAATTGTGCAGTGCGGGGTCGTTTTAACCACTCCTGAAATCACCTTAGTCCGGATTTCTCACGAACACACTTGAATCTTTCTCGCAACCAGTGTGTTCGCGAGAAATCCTCATGGCATAACCTCAACGTCTTGCACGTGAGCAATTTGTGTCGGCGCTCAATCGCGCCGGTGCAAATTGCGGATTAGACCGTGCGGAGCGCCCGCGCAACACGCCGGTTCGCCGCTATAGCTGCGCCGTCACCGTGACCAAGCGCGCAGAATTCGCGGAAGTATACCATGAGTACCCGGCAAAATCGACCTGCTTGCATTGAGCGGGAGTCGGCGCAAGTCCCGCGCGCAGCATGGGATACGCGAGGAAGCAACCGGGTGTGTTCTCCGGGTATTATACCTGGAAGTGACCTTTTCTTAGGGTTCGTTAAGCGGTGTGAGGGGAAATTCGCCGATGGCGGGACAAGGGGATCTCGAATGAACGTAAAGCGTCAATGTGCCGTTGCGTTTGCCGCAATCGCGATTTCCGCAATCGCGTGTACGTCGGGATGTGCGACGAAGAGCGAAGCGAAGAACGAGGCGCGCGACGAGAAGACTTCTCCGGGGAACCCCAAAGTGGTCTTTGAACCCAACTCCTCCGTGCTTCCGGAGCCCGGAGCGCCGTCTGCCACAAACACGCCCGCGCCGCGCGATCCGTTCAAGCAGCCGCGGGTGACCATCAAGTTGCCCGCTACGACCTTGGGGGTGGCGGTACGGCAGATTGGCGAAACGGCCAAGCCGAGTCTCGTGCTGATGAACGGAGTTGAAAACAAGGCCATCGCGGCTCGGTCGTTTCGGAACGAGAGCTTGGACAAGGTGGCGGCCTCGTTTGCCGAGGAGACGATTCTGAAAGTGCAGCGCTGTCCAAACTACGTCTTCCTGTATCCGCCCGGATACGAATCGCTGGAAGCCGTGTCCGTGAGCGGGAAACTGGGTCCCACGTTCGATATCGGCATCCAGGGGATGGCATTTGGTTCCGGGCTGCGTTTGTACACGGTGTTTTCGTGGATCAGCCTTGCGCTCAACGTTTCCATCGTGGCCGACGATGCGATCGCCGACGCGCGCTGCGGGGAATTGGTGCTGGGAAATGTCCCGTTGCCGGACGCTCTTGAAGCCATTTTGAAGTCCGCGCGCGTCGTCAAGTACTCCGTTGAGAGCACAGGCGAATACGTGTTCGTATTTACGCAGGAAAATACGAGCGCGCCATCGCAGTTGCTGAATGAAGATGCGCTATCGGAAGCCCAGAAGGCGTTTCTGGAGAAGCGCATCAATGTCTTTCTTCCTCATCAGCCCGAGGAAGGGCAGACCGTGGAAATGGCGCTGGGCCCGAAGACGCTCGGCGACATCTTGCCGTCGCTGTCCAAACAACTCTCCATTACGGTCGTTGCGGAGAAGGGACTTGAAGGATTGCCCGTGAACCCTGCCGTGTTCCGCGGCGTTCGCGTGAAGACTGCGCTAGACCTTATGATTCGGCAGTGGTTAGAGCCGAACTATGGCTATCAGCTCGTGCAGGATCGTATTGTCATTCGTAAACGCTAATGCTGGGGGGAGGGGAGAGTCTCGCATGTATCATTGGGCCTATGCCGCACTCGCATTGTCGTCGCTGTTGATTGCCGCGCCTTCGAGCGATGAGCATCCGCTCTTGGCGCTGGAATGCCCGAAAGCCACCGGCGGCATTGCCGTTGATGGCCAAGGCAACGAGCCTGCGTGGAAGGACGTGAAGGCGATCACCGACTTTCGTTTGTGGAATCCATCGCTAGGGAAACCCACGGAATCGACCGAACTTCGGATGTGCCATGACGACACCAATGTGTACGCCTTGTTTGTGTGTACTGACCCGGACGTGTTCGCGCTTCATGAAGGCCGCGACGCGATGTTGTGGGAGTCCGACTGCGTAGAGTTGTTTTTCGTGCCCGACGCGAACAGTCCCATTTACTACGAGTTTGAGGTCTCGCCGCGCAACGATGTTTTCGATGCGCGGATCGTGAATTCGGGTAGCGGCGGTTTCCGGCGCTGGGCGCCAACGTGGAACTGCGGCATGCGCACCGCCGCGACCGTGCGTGGCACGTTGAACGACTGGCGCGATACCGACGAAGGGTTCACGGTCGAGATGGCCATACCTATCGAAGCGTTTGCGGACGCAAACGGTACGAAGCCGCTTGCCGGACAAACGTGGCAGTTTGCCGCGGCGCGAATGGACTTCTCCAAGACACTCAAGGTTGAGGAACGCTCGTCTACCGCGAACGTTCCCGATATGAACATTCACAAACGCGAAGGCTGGTTCACGCTGACCTTCAAATAGTCGGGATCACGGTTCGGTCACGCCGCGCGAGCGTTTGTCGGCGGCGTTCACAATCGGTCGCAGGTCGAAGCCAAGCGGTTGGCCCTTCTCCACCTTGTCGCGGGCGGAGCGAATTGCCGCTTCGCTTCCTTCCGGTATGTCGGTGTTGGTCCACCAATTCATGCGTTCGCTGTAGCACCAGACGTAATGGTCCGAACTCGAGAGCGCCCAAAAGACGT encodes the following:
- a CDS encoding outer membrane lipoprotein carrier protein LolA; this encodes MFVYALLLSLAAAAQETAPAPAEEAKPAVAPVAAFLAEFAEKREHIQGLTARFLQENVTEDETTPSTGEIVYAKPRRILFRYADPSVTYLIEGLRVYEYDEQLEQVQIFDLGDDPQAEALFLGFDSDTTRLKEAYEIALGEPEKPDCGKKGLELTPRLKPDAGQSDTVTPLFNKVRLTLREGDYLPCFIHVFNDDDSEVRISVSDISVNSTATPMPVELLLPEGTRIIENEESVKTVGPGGMRIPEGLQSNPAPEPAAGAEPKP
- a CDS encoding GNAT family N-acetyltransferase, which encodes MRTKVISGVVKTTPHCTIQRPTSSDVPALKALIDHAVAQGNVLPRSLETLYANIHQYFTYVDEQGIGGCCALCPDGANMAEIRSLVVRDDLRGHGVGVQLLDACIEEARRQGYHRIYALSRLPEFFERHGFHLIERTALPQKIERDCLQCSSFAHCESSAVIRDIEPLPIDPDTEQPAVNGKDE
- a CDS encoding ASKHA domain-containing protein, with protein sequence MTQSIEVTFSPQGKRLQVSPGATVREAAARAGIQLDYPCGGQGTCGKCRVRFTEGAMEPTETDSIVLPPADVESGVRLACQTRIYQRAAIEIPQTSLLGSAYKILGESSFHAIESEDPPILKICVELPPPSLEDDSPDFPRINRAHGPLAVDLSTLRRLPKRLREGGFKGTLVLADGRLLDFEPGDTTTASFAVAFDIGTTTLVGTLLDLNSGAMIAQTSRMNPQIQHGDDVVSRILHVRQHVYGLSELHAHVVAALNEMIAELVSIGGIDVHSVYHATFAGNTTMQHLLAGLDPTALGELPFTPTVSAGLLVRASELGIVIHPAADAYVFPVIGGFVGGDTVAGLLATGIFQTGITSMLVDIGTNGELVLCHKGHMLGASCAAGPAFEGAKIAHGMRATTGAIEEIIFADDVYCRVIGDTRPVGMCGSAMIDLVAELLRAGILISQGQLLGPDHLPDDIPPALRARVTMDSEGAVFVVARADETASGHAITFTQRDVREVQLATAAIRTAFSILLKKANLEPDDVDQVLVAGAFGNYLRCANAQRMGLLPNTVPPSKLTFVRNTSLAGARLAAMSRSARHEAERLARHTNHVELSLDPSFHAEYVEAMFFPDTEPTETPI
- a CDS encoding DivIVA domain-containing protein yields the protein MKKDKVIKEVLGEESGLSPNDLYNKQFTRVTLGGYDRKEVDDYLERAADRIDDLMGQIRALREKLEEQRKQLEEYKDLEATMRNAIVSSQRYGDDIIEAAKREAHAVMEEARVRKEQAQLDAMKLPASLQRDIHLLEQQRTRIRVELQSILETHKRLLDSLVPADSNVQVPYYEPVGTAPSPVQTHAPAPAPAPAPQPAPIAPAADGPLPELKAAQWFAGVAQQPQAPVAPVHAAQPQPAVAPQPVAHAQPVPQPQPAPEPEVEEEAPIMHWKMDT
- a CDS encoding Maf family protein; translation: MNRIVLASGSPRRRALLAALGLEFDIMASGAPEIDEGPSPAGIVIANARRKRDDIAQRLNTPALIIAADTLVFLDEHVLSKPVDLDEARAMLRRLSGRTHQVVTGVALLDTKTGAQAEGSETTDVTFRELSGDEIAHFVHAVNPVDRAGAYTVDGPGSLLVARYDGCYQNVLGLPMVRLDHLLREIGYNLFELMDGPKSVFL
- the proC gene encoding pyrroline-5-carboxylate reductase; the encoded protein is MVLQETLGFLGFGNMGKAIAAGLLETGVIAPKHLAAYDLYEEKRNEAEALGATTFEAAHAFAAACDMIVLATKPQDMDAAIEGIKSSLPKHALVISIAAGISISFIQQRLGADRRVVRVMPNTPALVNAGATGMAISATCTESDIAKARAIFEAIGIVEVVPEEQIDVVTALSGSGPAYFFYMVECLVRAAMANGLPEAQATRLAAQTLAGSGLLLKHSGEAAATLRARVTSKGGTTEAALKRFEADGFESIIAAGVNAAAARARELGM
- a CDS encoding response regulator, whose amino-acid sequence is MRLRVSSIAAPGILLLGCAVTAGIFWEMRSSALHNQKSNFSMEASQRAERIVDKLQHDFVELDALRRLFEGSEVVEPREFILFAEPILKGETDQRVFWVPCVRRESLKAFEEFAHSSGLSDYSVRELNAKLEPVPVGARDEYFPLLYSEPSRVYKDKEGIDLGTDAELLDAMSNARRTAKPSILLRVLFPGGRLVSSSGSDEPNPSSLALIIVPVYYDGTRGEVPRDESLQGFVIGEYDLGKTIEHVIEEIPALGMPTSLVDLESEPAGRTVYEHLPRLGTRLDSVGDLWFNRDFAYAGHRYRINVQAGSGFVLRHPVDWPYTIVPLGLLCSCLAGLLVQTQLAGRRRAESLVARRTEELQMNEHMLNGHARILRLLIHSAGQSEFQLREALSILGETTQSDIVSVCTLEDVSETSSRFVSWCRVSEITSQRIHTWWRDALSATGPWRQTLQSGESVRASALSSPATGPMGDLGVKSMVAIPFSMDGRLGGVLGLLRLERDGRFSDSEVRVLESTAHSIGLTLERHEAERQLRTLADRLRLATAAADVGIWDWDLAEDRLVWDRRLAEMHGIDQPPEREIVAQWVQRVHPEDVGRLMEQAHCAVHVEGALDAEYRIIRPDGEERYVRSMATVSKDEDGQPTRMTGVIWDITERKKADDQRRESERFIRAVLDAVPAHICVLDQSGTILAVNHAWHELARLMGEPPKSVSEGVQFLHVVRDIYRIDEEYARAFEDALSSLTRGDRDESILEYQCKVKGATRWFIAKVLPIPQSRPPRILVVHEDVTLLKNALEERIEMERRVLHTQKLESLGVLAGGIAHDFNNLLMVILGNLDIAVHDLAPGSPEAECISEAVQAARRAADLSRQMLAYTGKGRYLVHPVDLNALVAEIAQLLRVSISKSVVLELGLATQLPSILADSAQLQQIVMNLITNASEAIGGAVGHIHIATGVAEYTESELSRSCLAEPPPAGHFIYLDVRDSGCGMDLETRQRLFDPFFTTKFTGRGLGMAAVLGIVRGHGGAIFVDSEPGRGTAIRVLFPAMAEEELRHEETGERPSADIATADKPRATMHGTVLVVDDEVAVRNLCTSMLTRIGLNVLQAEDGEQALQMCHERANEISVVLLDLTMPKMDGMAVFAEVRKSWPDMKVVLSSGYSEDEIAKRFPTEGLKGFIQKPYTLRVLRETLERIMNGSAV